The following is a genomic window from Treponema pallidum subsp. pallidum str. Nichols.
CCCGGATACACGACAGCTCGCACACGGATCATTTCGTCGTGTCCAGACCTCCAGACTTCCCCTCAAGAGCATCGATATAGGAAAGATTCAAACGACCCATCCTGTCGATATCAATCAACTTCACACATATCCGCTGACCCTCTTGCAGCACATCGCTGACTTTGGACACGCGGCTGCGCGACAGCTTTGAAACGTGGCAGAGTCCTTCCTTCCCTGGAAAGATCTCCACAAAAGCACCGAACTCTACGATTCGTTTCACTACACCCTGATACACCCTCCCTACCCGAGGATCTTCAGTAAGGCCCACCACGGCGACCTTTGCGTCGAAAACGGACTGCGCATCCCTTCCGGAGACGGTTACGGTACCGTCACTATCAGTGTTGATAGTCACCCGATACTGGTCAGAAAGCGACTTAACGGTTTTCCCCCCAGGACCGATGAGCGCGCCGATTTTTTCAACCGCTATTTTAAAACTCTCAATATGCGGCGCATAGCGAGAAATGTGCACGCTCGGTGCGCTGATTGTCTGATTCATGACAGAAAGAATATGGAGCCTACCTACACGAGCTTGCTGCAAAGCCTCCTTCATCAGAGACGCAGACACCGCCTCTACCTTCACATCCATCTGAAAACCGGTAATGCCGTCACACGTACCTGCTACCTTGAAATCCATATCACCGAGATGGTCCTCCTCACCCAAAATATCCGAAAGAATCGCATATCGCACGCCATCGGTGATGAGCCCCATCGCGATTCCCGCAACAGGCTTTTTGATTGGGACCCCTGCATGGAGAAGAGAAAGCGTCCCTGAGCACACAGTCGCCATGGAGGAAGATCCATTCGACTCCAAAATTTCTGAAACCACACGCACGGTGTAAGGAAACTGTTCTGGATCCGGAATGACTGCCGAGAGGGAACGATGCGCTAGACACCCGTGCCCAATCTCCCTCCGACCAACCCCCATTCTCCCTATTTCCCCCACTGAAAAAGGAGGAAAATTATAGTGAAGGATAAAATTCTCCCGTCTATCCCCTTCGATGTCGTCGTACACTTGCCCGTCCGACATAGCACCGAGCGTGACCACCGCGAGCGATTGAGTCTCCCCCCGGGTAAACACCGCAGACCCATGCGGACGCGGCAACACCCCGACCTCACAGGCGATGGGCCGAATGGCATCAATG
Proteins encoded in this region:
- the pnp gene encoding polyribonucleotide nucleotidyltransferase — translated: MKHSITGTIGDHPLLLESGYLARQANGSVYLQCEGTAILATVCSSAQRQEGLDYVPLTVDFNEKYYAVGKMPGGFIKREGRPKDREILISRLIDRPMRPLFEKEFGRDIHVVPTCISSDMVHPHDVLAIVASSAAVTLSDIPFHGPVAAVRVAYLNGSYVINPTFSQIDAASMEVVVAGTRQGITMVEGGAREVSEDLMLGALEQAQEHIKALCDMQERLRGLCGKEKQTVIPSSAQLVGRDRIYELAYPRLAQALYAQGKGERRSACDAVKRDVAQQYAAQLENDVQRRLFDALFHEMEYEILRLNILDRGLRIDGRAIDAIRPIACEVGVLPRPHGSAVFTRGETQSLAVVTLGAMSDGQVYDDIEGDRRENFILHYNFPPFSVGEIGRMGVGRREIGHGCLAHRSLSAVIPDPEQFPYTVRVVSEILESNGSSSMATVCSGTLSLLHAGVPIKKPVAGIAMGLITDGVRYAILSDILGEEDHLGDMDFKVAGTCDGITGFQMDVKVEAVSASLMKEALQQARVGRLHILSVMNQTISAPSVHISRYAPHIESFKIAVEKIGALIGPGGKTVKSLSDQYRVTINTDSDGTVTVSGRDAQSVFDAKVAVVGLTEDPRVGRVYQGVVKRIVEFGAFVEIFPGKEGLCHVSKLSRSRVSKVSDVLQEGQRICVKLIDIDRMGRLNLSYIDALEGKSGGLDTTK